The following are encoded together in the Silurus meridionalis isolate SWU-2019-XX chromosome 2, ASM1480568v1, whole genome shotgun sequence genome:
- the nt5c2a gene encoding 5'-nucleotidase, cytosolic IIa isoform X3: MRGPETRELYPNKFIQRGDTDRFYILNTLFNLPETYLFACLVDFFTSCSRYTSCVNGFKDGDLFMSFKSMFQDVRDAVDWVHFKGSLKEKTVENLEKYVVKDAKLPLLLSRMNEVSKVFLVTNSDYKYTDKIMTYLFDLAHGPKVGTPHRPWQSYFDLILVDARKPVFFGEGTVLRQVDTTTGRLKIGTYTGPLQHGIVYSGGSSDIVCDLLGAKGKDILYIGDHIFGDILKSKKRQGWRTFLVIPELAQELHVWTDKSSLFEELQGLDIFLAELYKHLDSSSNERPDISSLQRRIKKVTHDMDMCYGMMGSLFRSGSRQTLFASQVMRYADLYAASFINLLYYPFSYLFRAAHVLMPHESTVEHTQVEINDLESPMATRNRYSVDYREHECKKHQLTRSISEIQPPHLFPQTPQEITHCHDEDDDEEEEEE; the protein is encoded by the exons ATGCGTGG GCCAGAGACTAGAGAACTATATCCGAATAAATTCATCCAGCGTGGTGATACAGACCGATTCTACATCCTTAATACACTGTTTAACCTCCCAG AGACGTACCTTTTTGCCTGCTTGGTTGATTTCTTCACCAGCTGCTCCAGATACACTAG CTGTGTGAATGGCTTTAAGGATGGTGATCTCTTCATGTCTTTCAAGAGCATGTTCCAGGATGTCAGAGATGCAGTTGACTGGGTCCATTTCAAG gGTTCACTAAAAGAGAAGACTGTTGAAAACTTAGAGAAATATGTGGTGAAAGAT GCCAAGTTGCCTTTGCTTCTTAGTCGCATGAATgaagtttccaaagttttctTGGTCACTAACAGTGACTACAAGTACACTGAT AAAATTATGACATATCTGTTCGACCTCGCTCATGGTCCAAAA GTTGGCACACCTCATCGGCCTTGGCAATCCTACTTTGACCTCATTCTGGTTGATGCCAGGAAGCCTGTGTTTTTTGGGGAGGGCACAGTCCTGAGACAAGTTGATACA ACCACTGGGAGACTAAAGATTGGGACCTACACAGGGCCACTGCAGCATGGCATAGTGTACTCTGGTG GATCCTCAGACATTGTGTGTGATCTATTGGGGGCTAAAGGGAAAGACATCTTGTATATTGGTGACCACATTTTTGGTGACATCCTTAAATCTAAGAAGCGTCAGGGATGGAGAACGTTCCTTGTGATTCCAGAGTTGGCTCAAGAGCTGCATGTGTGGACGGACAAGAGTT ctcTTTTTGAGGAACTGCAGGGTCTGGATATTTTTCTAGCAGAACTCTACAA GCATTTGGACAGCAGCAGTAACGAGAGACCCGACATTAGTTCACTTCAGAGGCGGATAAAG aaagtaaCTCATGACATGGACATGTGCTATGGGATGATGGGGAGTCTGTTCCGCAGTGGCTCTCGGCAGACCCTGTTTGCTTCGCAGGTGATGCGCTATGCTGACCTATATGCTGCCTCCTTCATCAACCTACTGTATTACCCCTTCAGCTACCTGTTCAGAGCTGCACATGTGCTG atGCCACACGAGTCCACTGTAGAGCACACTCAAGTGGAGATCAATGATTTAGAATCTCCAATGGCAACACGCAACCGCTACTCTGTGGACTACAGAGAACACGAGTGTAAGAAACACCAGCTGACCCGCTCCATCAGCGAGATTCAGCCTCCTCATCTGTTTCCGCAGACACCACAGGAAATCACACACTGCCACGATGAGGAcgatgatgaggaagaggaggaagagtaA
- the nt5c2a gene encoding 5'-nucleotidase, cytosolic IIa isoform X2, whose product MTSWSDRLQNYSELPANMDGLSMKKYRREAYHRVFVNRSLAMEKIKCFGFDMDYTLAVYKSPEYESLGFDLTVERLVSIGYPQELLNFVYDSTFPTRGLVFDTLYGNLLKVDAYGNILVCAHGFNFMRGPETRELYPNKFIQRGDTDRFYILNTLFNLPETYLFACLVDFFTSCSRYTSCVNGFKDGDLFMSFKSMFQDVRDAVDWVHFKGSLKEKTVENLEKYVVKDAKLPLLLSRMNEVSKVFLVTNSDYKYTDKIMTYLFDLAHGPKVGTPHRPWQSYFDLILVDARKPVFFGEGTVLRQVDTTTGRLKIGTYTGPLQHGIVYSGGSSDIVCDLLGAKGKDILYIGDHIFGDILKSKKRQGWRTFLVIPELAQELHVWTDKSSLFEELQGLDIFLAELYKHLDSSSNERPDISSLQRRIKKVTHDMDMCYGMMGSLFRSGSRQTLFASQVMRYADLYAASFINLLYYPFSYLFRAAHVLMPHESTVEHTQVEINDLESPMATRNRYSVDYREHECKKHQLTRSISEIQPPHLFPQTPQEITHCHDEDDDEEEEEE is encoded by the exons ATGACTTCTTGGAGTGATCGACTTCAAAACTACTCAGAACTTCCTGCCAACATGGATGGCTTATCTATGAAGAAGTACAGACGAGAAGCCTATCACAG AGTATTTGTTAACAGAAGTTTGGCAATGGAGAAGATTAAATGCTTCGGCTTTGACATGGATTATACTCTAGCAG TGTATAAGTCTCCTGAGTATGAATCTCTAGGATTTGACCTGACAGTGGAGAGGTTGGTTTCCATTGGTTATCCACAAGAGCTTCTAAATTTTGTCTATGACTCTACCTTTCCAACCAG GGGCCTGGTATTTGATACATTATATGGTAATCTGTTGAAAGTAGATGCCTATGGCAATATTTTGGTATGTGCCCATGGGTTTAACTTCATGCGTGG GCCAGAGACTAGAGAACTATATCCGAATAAATTCATCCAGCGTGGTGATACAGACCGATTCTACATCCTTAATACACTGTTTAACCTCCCAG AGACGTACCTTTTTGCCTGCTTGGTTGATTTCTTCACCAGCTGCTCCAGATACACTAG CTGTGTGAATGGCTTTAAGGATGGTGATCTCTTCATGTCTTTCAAGAGCATGTTCCAGGATGTCAGAGATGCAGTTGACTGGGTCCATTTCAAG gGTTCACTAAAAGAGAAGACTGTTGAAAACTTAGAGAAATATGTGGTGAAAGAT GCCAAGTTGCCTTTGCTTCTTAGTCGCATGAATgaagtttccaaagttttctTGGTCACTAACAGTGACTACAAGTACACTGAT AAAATTATGACATATCTGTTCGACCTCGCTCATGGTCCAAAA GTTGGCACACCTCATCGGCCTTGGCAATCCTACTTTGACCTCATTCTGGTTGATGCCAGGAAGCCTGTGTTTTTTGGGGAGGGCACAGTCCTGAGACAAGTTGATACA ACCACTGGGAGACTAAAGATTGGGACCTACACAGGGCCACTGCAGCATGGCATAGTGTACTCTGGTG GATCCTCAGACATTGTGTGTGATCTATTGGGGGCTAAAGGGAAAGACATCTTGTATATTGGTGACCACATTTTTGGTGACATCCTTAAATCTAAGAAGCGTCAGGGATGGAGAACGTTCCTTGTGATTCCAGAGTTGGCTCAAGAGCTGCATGTGTGGACGGACAAGAGTT ctcTTTTTGAGGAACTGCAGGGTCTGGATATTTTTCTAGCAGAACTCTACAA GCATTTGGACAGCAGCAGTAACGAGAGACCCGACATTAGTTCACTTCAGAGGCGGATAAAG aaagtaaCTCATGACATGGACATGTGCTATGGGATGATGGGGAGTCTGTTCCGCAGTGGCTCTCGGCAGACCCTGTTTGCTTCGCAGGTGATGCGCTATGCTGACCTATATGCTGCCTCCTTCATCAACCTACTGTATTACCCCTTCAGCTACCTGTTCAGAGCTGCACATGTGCTG atGCCACACGAGTCCACTGTAGAGCACACTCAAGTGGAGATCAATGATTTAGAATCTCCAATGGCAACACGCAACCGCTACTCTGTGGACTACAGAGAACACGAGTGTAAGAAACACCAGCTGACCCGCTCCATCAGCGAGATTCAGCCTCCTCATCTGTTTCCGCAGACACCACAGGAAATCACACACTGCCACGATGAGGAcgatgatgaggaagaggaggaagagtaA
- the nt5c2a gene encoding 5'-nucleotidase, cytosolic IIa isoform X1 → MTSWSDRLQNYSELPANMDGLSMKKYRREAYHSLPRELAQCHPAMRVFVNRSLAMEKIKCFGFDMDYTLAVYKSPEYESLGFDLTVERLVSIGYPQELLNFVYDSTFPTRGLVFDTLYGNLLKVDAYGNILVCAHGFNFMRGPETRELYPNKFIQRGDTDRFYILNTLFNLPETYLFACLVDFFTSCSRYTSCVNGFKDGDLFMSFKSMFQDVRDAVDWVHFKGSLKEKTVENLEKYVVKDAKLPLLLSRMNEVSKVFLVTNSDYKYTDKIMTYLFDLAHGPKVGTPHRPWQSYFDLILVDARKPVFFGEGTVLRQVDTTTGRLKIGTYTGPLQHGIVYSGGSSDIVCDLLGAKGKDILYIGDHIFGDILKSKKRQGWRTFLVIPELAQELHVWTDKSSLFEELQGLDIFLAELYKHLDSSSNERPDISSLQRRIKKVTHDMDMCYGMMGSLFRSGSRQTLFASQVMRYADLYAASFINLLYYPFSYLFRAAHVLMPHESTVEHTQVEINDLESPMATRNRYSVDYREHECKKHQLTRSISEIQPPHLFPQTPQEITHCHDEDDDEEEEEE, encoded by the exons ATGACTTCTTGGAGTGATCGACTTCAAAACTACTCAGAACTTCCTGCCAACATGGATGGCTTATCTATGAAGAAGTACAGACGAGAAGCCTATCACAG CTTACCACGGGAACTGGCCCAATGTCATCCTGCTATGAG AGTATTTGTTAACAGAAGTTTGGCAATGGAGAAGATTAAATGCTTCGGCTTTGACATGGATTATACTCTAGCAG TGTATAAGTCTCCTGAGTATGAATCTCTAGGATTTGACCTGACAGTGGAGAGGTTGGTTTCCATTGGTTATCCACAAGAGCTTCTAAATTTTGTCTATGACTCTACCTTTCCAACCAG GGGCCTGGTATTTGATACATTATATGGTAATCTGTTGAAAGTAGATGCCTATGGCAATATTTTGGTATGTGCCCATGGGTTTAACTTCATGCGTGG GCCAGAGACTAGAGAACTATATCCGAATAAATTCATCCAGCGTGGTGATACAGACCGATTCTACATCCTTAATACACTGTTTAACCTCCCAG AGACGTACCTTTTTGCCTGCTTGGTTGATTTCTTCACCAGCTGCTCCAGATACACTAG CTGTGTGAATGGCTTTAAGGATGGTGATCTCTTCATGTCTTTCAAGAGCATGTTCCAGGATGTCAGAGATGCAGTTGACTGGGTCCATTTCAAG gGTTCACTAAAAGAGAAGACTGTTGAAAACTTAGAGAAATATGTGGTGAAAGAT GCCAAGTTGCCTTTGCTTCTTAGTCGCATGAATgaagtttccaaagttttctTGGTCACTAACAGTGACTACAAGTACACTGAT AAAATTATGACATATCTGTTCGACCTCGCTCATGGTCCAAAA GTTGGCACACCTCATCGGCCTTGGCAATCCTACTTTGACCTCATTCTGGTTGATGCCAGGAAGCCTGTGTTTTTTGGGGAGGGCACAGTCCTGAGACAAGTTGATACA ACCACTGGGAGACTAAAGATTGGGACCTACACAGGGCCACTGCAGCATGGCATAGTGTACTCTGGTG GATCCTCAGACATTGTGTGTGATCTATTGGGGGCTAAAGGGAAAGACATCTTGTATATTGGTGACCACATTTTTGGTGACATCCTTAAATCTAAGAAGCGTCAGGGATGGAGAACGTTCCTTGTGATTCCAGAGTTGGCTCAAGAGCTGCATGTGTGGACGGACAAGAGTT ctcTTTTTGAGGAACTGCAGGGTCTGGATATTTTTCTAGCAGAACTCTACAA GCATTTGGACAGCAGCAGTAACGAGAGACCCGACATTAGTTCACTTCAGAGGCGGATAAAG aaagtaaCTCATGACATGGACATGTGCTATGGGATGATGGGGAGTCTGTTCCGCAGTGGCTCTCGGCAGACCCTGTTTGCTTCGCAGGTGATGCGCTATGCTGACCTATATGCTGCCTCCTTCATCAACCTACTGTATTACCCCTTCAGCTACCTGTTCAGAGCTGCACATGTGCTG atGCCACACGAGTCCACTGTAGAGCACACTCAAGTGGAGATCAATGATTTAGAATCTCCAATGGCAACACGCAACCGCTACTCTGTGGACTACAGAGAACACGAGTGTAAGAAACACCAGCTGACCCGCTCCATCAGCGAGATTCAGCCTCCTCATCTGTTTCCGCAGACACCACAGGAAATCACACACTGCCACGATGAGGAcgatgatgaggaagaggaggaagagtaA